In Nitrosospira briensis C-128, a genomic segment contains:
- a CDS encoding MraY family glycosyltransferase gives MSFSAFAAPFAAFMVAFALISYLIKGGILKVLDHPNPRSLHSKAIPRTGGLGLMSGILVSWALLPGVLPLFIWASVILLVAISFADDVSGLPAWTRFLMHGVIAIWFSTAMLSDIHGWMITAVAAVAITWMLNLYNFMDGSDGLAGGMTLIGFSCYGVTAWLAGNAPFAMINFCIAAAAAAFLLFNFHPARIFMGDAGSIPLGFLAAILGIMGWINGDWPLWLPLLIFSPFIVDASVTLAKRGLRGEKVWQAHREHYYQHMVQSGLGHRNTALLGYVLMLAAGASAIWAVGQQTAAQLGVGVAWGGIYLIMIRVSDHYWKRHPGGS, from the coding sequence GTCTTTTTCAGCTTTTGCAGCACCGTTCGCCGCATTCATGGTGGCGTTCGCGCTGATTTCTTATTTGATCAAGGGTGGCATTCTCAAAGTGCTGGACCACCCTAATCCCCGCTCTCTTCACAGCAAGGCCATTCCGCGGACCGGAGGACTGGGCCTGATGTCCGGGATCCTCGTCTCATGGGCGCTTCTCCCCGGCGTGCTGCCGTTGTTTATATGGGCAAGCGTTATATTACTGGTAGCAATCTCATTTGCCGACGATGTTTCGGGCCTGCCGGCCTGGACAAGGTTTCTGATGCATGGAGTGATTGCGATCTGGTTCTCCACAGCAATGCTATCCGATATCCATGGCTGGATGATCACAGCGGTGGCCGCGGTCGCAATTACCTGGATGCTCAATCTTTATAACTTCATGGACGGCTCGGATGGCTTGGCGGGGGGAATGACGCTGATAGGTTTCAGTTGCTACGGCGTGACAGCATGGCTAGCCGGGAATGCGCCGTTTGCCATGATCAATTTCTGCATCGCAGCGGCAGCGGCAGCTTTCTTGTTGTTCAATTTTCATCCCGCACGTATTTTCATGGGGGATGCAGGATCGATTCCGCTAGGGTTCCTGGCTGCAATACTGGGTATTATGGGCTGGATAAACGGTGACTGGCCGCTATGGTTGCCGTTGCTCATATTTTCACCATTTATTGTCGATGCTTCTGTTACTCTCGCGAAACGCGGCCTGCGCGGTGAAAAAGTCTGGCAGGCGCATCGTGAGCATTATTATCAACACATGGTGCAAAGCGGCTTGGGTCATCGCAATACAGCCCTGCTCGGTTATGTTCTCATGTTAGCCGCGGGTGCCAGCGCCATATGGGCAGTGGGGCAGCAGACTGCCGCTCAGCTCGGGGTCGGCGTCGCATGGGGTGGAATTTATCTGATCATGATACGGGTATCCGACCACTACTGGAAACGCCATCCCGGCGGCTCATAG
- a CDS encoding polysaccharide biosynthesis protein translates to MPVHKLNIRAGIAFVHDLAAVVAAWWFAYLFRFNFEIPPFYLAALKEILPFTVLIHAAAFLWFGLYRGLWHYASLPDLQRILFAVLASAAAVPLALYLLQVHSGVPRTVLLLAPILLLFIMGGSRIAYRLWKEHRLYGRKKLEKNLVLVLGAGDAAVGLVKELARSMQWEVVGFLDDDPAKRGLMLHGFKVMGQISELPAIAKKFRVDHAIIAMTSSSSDRRKFYRSQSDRRQPDRHLRNRRRAMQMCSTAGVKALIVPSYDDLISGKITVSQIRTVEPEDLLGRDSVVLDNDGLHGLLTGKTVLVTGAGGSIGSELCRQIAIFRPGRLVLFELNEFALYSVEQEFQANFPNIPMVFAIGDIKDAARLAQVFSQYQPKVVFHAAAYKHVPLMEHENAWQAVLNNVFGTYVLAQAAIKHGVEKFVLISTDKAVNPTNVMGASKRLAEMVCQALQQPISISENASGKNDLIDGKHEPGFVMVRFGNVLGSAGSVIPKFREQIAKGGPITVTHSEITRYFMSIPEATQLVLQAGLMGSGKSGGEIFVLDMGDPVKIADLAKDLIRLSGLSESDIQIVYNGLRPGEKLYEELLADDENTLPTPHPKLRIAQARQVEKQWLMELLAWINEHPALSDEEVKQDLRRWVPEYSSQESGQ, encoded by the coding sequence ATGCCTGTACATAAACTTAACATACGGGCAGGAATTGCCTTCGTTCATGATCTTGCCGCAGTAGTCGCTGCGTGGTGGTTCGCTTATTTGTTCCGTTTCAATTTCGAAATACCTCCTTTTTACCTGGCGGCATTGAAGGAAATCCTGCCATTTACGGTGTTGATACACGCCGCGGCGTTTCTATGGTTCGGCCTGTATCGCGGGCTCTGGCATTATGCCAGTCTGCCCGATTTACAGCGCATCCTCTTCGCTGTATTGGCATCGGCAGCCGCAGTACCCCTGGCGTTATACCTGTTGCAAGTACACAGCGGCGTACCACGCACTGTGTTGCTGCTGGCCCCCATTCTGCTTCTGTTCATCATGGGAGGAAGCCGCATTGCCTATCGGTTATGGAAGGAACATCGACTTTATGGACGCAAGAAACTGGAAAAAAATCTCGTCCTGGTACTTGGGGCGGGAGATGCCGCAGTCGGTCTGGTGAAAGAGCTTGCCCGGAGCATGCAATGGGAAGTAGTGGGATTCCTGGACGATGATCCCGCGAAACGTGGCTTGATGTTACACGGCTTCAAGGTCATGGGTCAAATCAGCGAGCTCCCGGCCATCGCAAAAAAGTTTCGCGTGGATCATGCCATCATCGCCATGACATCATCGTCATCCGACCGCCGCAAATTTTACCGCTCCCAATCCGACAGGCGCCAGCCGGACCGCCATCTCCGCAATCGCCGGCGGGCGATGCAGATGTGTTCCACCGCTGGGGTAAAGGCGTTGATTGTCCCTTCGTACGACGATTTGATCAGCGGTAAAATCACCGTGTCGCAGATCCGCACTGTCGAGCCGGAAGACTTGCTGGGCCGGGACTCGGTGGTATTGGATAACGACGGCTTGCACGGCTTGCTGACAGGAAAAACGGTTCTGGTTACGGGTGCCGGCGGCTCGATCGGATCGGAATTATGCCGCCAGATTGCGATATTCAGACCGGGCCGCCTGGTACTGTTCGAGTTGAACGAATTCGCCCTTTACAGCGTCGAGCAGGAATTCCAGGCCAATTTTCCGAACATACCCATGGTATTCGCCATTGGCGATATCAAGGATGCCGCGCGGCTGGCTCAAGTGTTCTCGCAGTACCAGCCGAAGGTTGTATTCCATGCCGCAGCCTATAAGCATGTGCCGCTGATGGAGCATGAAAATGCCTGGCAAGCTGTTTTGAACAATGTTTTTGGAACCTATGTGCTGGCACAGGCCGCGATCAAGCATGGCGTGGAAAAATTCGTATTGATCTCGACTGATAAAGCGGTGAATCCTACGAATGTCATGGGCGCCAGCAAACGTCTGGCGGAGATGGTATGTCAGGCATTGCAGCAGCCCATCTCCATTTCTGAAAACGCCTCTGGAAAAAATGATTTGATTGACGGGAAGCATGAGCCAGGCTTTGTCATGGTACGTTTCGGAAACGTGCTGGGCAGCGCAGGCAGTGTCATTCCAAAATTCCGCGAACAGATCGCAAAGGGTGGCCCAATCACTGTCACCCACTCGGAAATTACCCGTTACTTCATGTCCATACCTGAAGCCACGCAACTGGTTCTGCAAGCGGGATTAATGGGGAGCGGGAAAAGTGGCGGTGAAATTTTCGTGCTGGATATGGGCGATCCCGTGAAGATAGCCGACCTCGCAAAAGACTTGATCCGTCTTTCCGGATTGAGCGAGAGCGATATTCAAATTGTATATAACGGATTACGCCCCGGGGAGAAACTCTACGAAGAGTTGTTGGCGGACGATGAGAACACTTTACCGACGCCCCATCCCAAATTGCGCATTGCCCAAGCCCGCCAGGTTGAAAAACAGTGGCTGATGGAACTGTTGGCATGGATAAACGAGCATCCGGCATTGAGCGATGAGGAAGTCAAGCAGGATTTGAGACGATGGGTTCCGGAATATTCAAGCCAGGAATCCGGGCAATGA
- a CDS encoding ABC transporter transmembrane domain-containing protein, with the protein MQNTQIPTRRQLYLRLIRYIAPYWDAVILGLISMIAMAATAPMLVALVQPMLDGAIAGKNLELMQLVLLGIISLFAVRGVAGHIGAYAVNWLGSKLVLDLQVEMFAKLLTLPAAYCASHESGSLVSGITSDTEQVARVFTDVMTVMVKDLLVILGLLGWMLYLDWPLALLTLLMATAMPLIMRLITARLQKMAMETQQTMINLNQVLGDAIENYQVVKLHGGEQYEIQRMRKQAEEAHRFAKRRMAMASLRVPLIQIAAAGALAVIVYVTAQQAFADEMTAGSFASFVAAMLMLISPVKRVAGLKEILRHGLGAAESVFSLLDQEPEPDTGTIIVERARGELRFEQVRFYHDQEKSLEAGSKASPEPGGQQGTGACSTLPGITLTIQPGEMVALVGFSGSTAVLANLVPRFINPASGKILLDGHDLRSLELASLRANIALVSSKTTLFNDTIAANIAYGALGRATEATITAAAQAAHATEFIRKMPQGLQTLIGEHGVNLTGGQRLRIAIARALIKNSPILILDEAAETLDIESGHHVQAALDAVVQERTTLVIADRLATVEKADRVILLGKGGAVEIGSHRELLARGGAYAKLVQTLCVQKDVAARQL; encoded by the coding sequence ATGCAAAACACGCAAATCCCCACCCGCCGTCAACTATATCTGCGCCTGATAAGGTATATCGCGCCCTATTGGGACGCGGTCATACTGGGATTGATCAGCATGATTGCGATGGCTGCAACTGCGCCTATGCTGGTCGCATTGGTGCAGCCGATGCTGGACGGCGCTATTGCCGGCAAGAACCTGGAATTGATGCAGCTCGTTCTGCTGGGAATCATCAGCCTGTTTGCGGTTCGGGGAGTGGCCGGCCATATCGGCGCCTATGCGGTCAACTGGCTGGGGAGCAAACTGGTGCTGGACTTGCAGGTGGAGATGTTCGCTAAATTATTGACCCTGCCTGCTGCCTATTGCGCCAGCCACGAGAGCGGTAGCCTTGTTTCCGGAATCACATCCGATACCGAGCAGGTCGCCCGTGTTTTTACCGATGTCATGACGGTGATGGTCAAGGACTTGCTTGTGATTCTCGGACTGCTGGGATGGATGCTTTATCTCGACTGGCCGCTTGCCTTGCTGACGTTATTGATGGCCACCGCAATGCCGCTGATCATGCGGCTCATCACGGCGCGACTGCAAAAAATGGCAATGGAAACCCAACAAACAATGATAAATCTCAACCAGGTGCTGGGGGATGCCATCGAGAACTACCAGGTGGTCAAGCTTCACGGTGGTGAGCAGTATGAAATCCAGCGCATGAGGAAACAGGCCGAGGAAGCGCATCGCTTCGCTAAAAGACGGATGGCCATGGCCTCTCTCCGTGTACCGTTGATACAGATAGCCGCTGCAGGTGCGCTGGCGGTTATTGTTTATGTTACGGCTCAGCAAGCGTTTGCCGATGAGATGACGGCAGGCAGCTTTGCTTCTTTCGTGGCAGCCATGCTGATGCTGATTTCTCCGGTAAAACGTGTTGCCGGCCTGAAGGAGATTCTGCGGCATGGACTAGGAGCAGCCGAGAGCGTATTTTCGCTGCTTGACCAGGAGCCTGAACCGGACACGGGAACAATTATCGTCGAGCGTGCGCGCGGCGAATTGCGATTCGAGCAGGTCCGTTTCTACCACGATCAGGAAAAGAGCCTTGAAGCCGGTTCCAAAGCAAGTCCAGAACCAGGTGGCCAGCAGGGTACCGGAGCATGTTCGACGCTGCCGGGCATCACGTTGACCATACAACCGGGCGAAATGGTGGCGTTAGTAGGTTTTTCGGGAAGCACCGCTGTGCTCGCGAATCTGGTGCCGCGTTTCATTAATCCCGCATCGGGAAAAATCCTGCTTGATGGCCATGATCTAAGGAGCCTTGAATTGGCCAGCCTGCGCGCCAATATTGCGCTGGTATCATCGAAGACAACACTCTTCAATGACACGATAGCAGCCAATATCGCTTATGGCGCACTGGGCCGCGCAACAGAAGCAACGATCACTGCTGCAGCACAAGCCGCGCACGCAACGGAGTTCATCCGGAAAATGCCCCAGGGATTGCAAACCCTCATAGGAGAACACGGTGTAAACCTTACGGGTGGACAGCGGCTACGTATCGCCATTGCGCGAGCACTGATTAAAAATTCGCCTATCCTGATTCTGGATGAAGCAGCCGAAACATTGGACATCGAATCTGGGCATCATGTCCAGGCAGCGTTGGATGCCGTCGTGCAGGAGCGTACCACGCTTGTTATAGCCGATCGTTTAGCCACCGTGGAGAAAGCGGATCGCGTCATCCTGCTGGGTAAAGGCGGAGCCGTTGAGATCGGCAGCCACCGGGAATTACTCGCAAGAGGTGGGGCTTACGCCAAGCTCGTCCAGACCTTGTGTGTGCAAAAAGATGTGGCTGCCAGGCAACTCTGA
- a CDS encoding TonB-dependent receptor produces the protein MGLFHKLLLPFFVMSVSSWAIAESNDPATLPLEEVVVSATRFNQRVEKLPIGVSVIHAEQIKNSAASTLPELLQQLAGIHTRNVDGSPDPQIDMRGFGITGNQNTLVLLDGQRMNENELVGIRWSTVPLDSIERIEVLRSSGAVTYGAGATGGVINIVTRAAAPGRVSGTGGVSIGSYSATEFNGTLNAAGKNLGLALTGNALQTDNYRVNNALRQLNLQGDLRYKFTGGRALLKFGLDDQKLELPGTRTEAQLKTDRKGTSTPRDFSTREGSFVTLRGERTTGFGELAADLSFRDVHRTALFDDYNLDGFNAKTFVNSKSDQWLFNPRTKLPFQALGMNHELILGANLEWWDYRAERLTGSETIPGSTSATTPQTDVVATQQNRAVYLQHTSTLPKGTVITLGGRLQWVDNKANDRFNPSAHARGQQSRTVHAYDVGVRQPLGSAFSFYGKFGRSFRIPTVDENFNQFGGPAFDSIIKILEPQTAHTGEIGLDYQQGPVRARTSLYQINLNNEINFINIDPFRFFANTNLPPTRRQGFELEGSWAVNSAIDVSGSYTYSDARFRQGNFGGVDVSGNIIPLVPRHKVSAGGTIRLAPTTRFAATMNYVGEQVFDNDQANTATRRMPDYVTVDLKFTHQLRKLLLSMAVNNLFDEKYFSYAIRNAPGTSFNALPARERNVWFTVKYQFD, from the coding sequence ATGGGTCTATTCCACAAGCTGCTCTTGCCGTTTTTTGTCATGTCTGTGTCTTCATGGGCAATCGCCGAATCCAACGATCCGGCGACACTTCCCCTTGAAGAGGTCGTTGTTTCCGCCACGCGCTTTAATCAGCGTGTCGAGAAGTTGCCGATAGGCGTTTCGGTAATTCACGCGGAGCAAATCAAAAATAGTGCTGCTTCGACTTTGCCGGAGTTGCTGCAACAACTGGCTGGCATCCATACCCGTAATGTCGATGGCAGCCCGGACCCACAGATCGATATGCGCGGATTCGGCATTACGGGCAACCAGAACACGCTGGTTTTGCTCGATGGCCAGCGAATGAATGAAAACGAACTGGTGGGTATCCGCTGGTCCACGGTTCCGCTTGATTCAATCGAGCGCATCGAAGTGCTGCGGAGCAGCGGCGCCGTCACCTATGGGGCTGGCGCCACGGGTGGCGTAATCAATATCGTCACACGCGCTGCCGCGCCTGGTCGTGTGTCAGGCACCGGCGGCGTTTCAATTGGCAGCTATAGCGCAACGGAATTCAATGGAACGCTAAACGCCGCAGGCAAGAACCTTGGGTTGGCGCTCACCGGTAACGCGCTGCAAACGGATAACTATCGCGTCAACAATGCACTGCGTCAGTTGAACCTGCAAGGAGATCTACGCTATAAGTTTACCGGTGGGAGGGCATTGCTGAAGTTCGGCCTGGATGATCAAAAATTGGAATTACCGGGCACTCGCACCGAAGCACAACTGAAAACAGACCGAAAAGGGACCTCGACACCGCGCGATTTCAGCACGCGCGAGGGCTCGTTTGTTACGCTCCGGGGAGAACGTACTACTGGATTTGGCGAGCTTGCCGCGGATCTTTCCTTTCGCGATGTCCATCGTACGGCATTGTTTGACGATTACAATCTCGACGGCTTCAACGCCAAAACGTTCGTCAATTCAAAATCCGACCAGTGGCTGTTCAATCCGAGGACGAAGCTGCCGTTTCAGGCTTTGGGAATGAATCACGAACTGATACTGGGCGCGAACCTGGAATGGTGGGATTATCGTGCCGAACGCCTTACCGGATCGGAAACCATACCGGGCTCCACATCCGCCACCACACCTCAGACCGATGTCGTGGCGACTCAGCAGAACCGCGCAGTTTATCTGCAACACACCTCTACTTTACCCAAAGGTACGGTCATTACGCTGGGAGGGCGGTTGCAATGGGTGGACAATAAGGCCAATGATCGTTTTAATCCCTCGGCTCATGCTCGCGGTCAACAGAGCCGCACCGTTCATGCCTATGACGTTGGGGTGCGCCAGCCTCTGGGGTCTGCATTTTCGTTCTACGGCAAGTTTGGCCGCAGTTTCCGCATACCCACGGTAGACGAAAACTTCAATCAGTTCGGTGGGCCGGCATTCGATTCCATCATCAAGATACTTGAGCCTCAAACCGCTCATACCGGAGAAATCGGACTGGATTATCAGCAAGGGCCGGTACGGGCCCGCACCTCGCTTTATCAGATCAATCTCAACAATGAAATCAACTTCATCAACATAGACCCGTTTCGGTTCTTTGCTAACACGAACCTCCCCCCTACCCGGCGGCAGGGCTTCGAACTGGAGGGATCCTGGGCCGTTAATAGCGCAATCGATGTATCCGGCAGCTACACTTATAGTGATGCACGTTTTCGTCAGGGGAATTTTGGCGGCGTCGATGTTTCAGGAAACATCATTCCGTTGGTGCCGCGCCATAAGGTTTCAGCGGGCGGTACCATTCGGCTTGCACCGACAACGCGCTTCGCTGCGACGATGAACTATGTTGGGGAACAGGTATTCGATAACGATCAGGCCAATACAGCCACGCGTCGCATGCCGGATTACGTCACCGTGGATCTCAAGTTTACTCACCAGCTAAGAAAGCTGTTGCTGAGCATGGCAGTAAACAATTTATTCGACGAAAAATATTTTTCATATGCGATTCGCAACGCGCCGGGCACGAGCTTCAATGCGCTACCGGCTCGCGAGCGTAATGTCTGGTTCACCGTAAAATATCAGTTCGACTGA
- a CDS encoding cell division protein ZapA translates to MKTGRTLDVTIMGREFRVACPDEEREELLQAVAYLDKKMREIRDSGKVVGSERVAIMAALNITHELLTTRNRGGFDMEEFKRRIDHMQAALDAVMPEQDKLF, encoded by the coding sequence ATGAAGACCGGCAGAACCCTGGATGTAACCATCATGGGGCGGGAATTCCGCGTTGCCTGCCCCGACGAAGAGCGCGAGGAACTACTGCAAGCAGTGGCCTATCTCGACAAGAAGATGCGCGAAATCAGGGATAGCGGCAAAGTGGTCGGGTCGGAGCGCGTCGCTATCATGGCGGCGCTCAACATTACTCATGAGTTGCTCACCACGAGGAACAGGGGAGGCTTTGACATGGAAGAATTTAAGCGTAGAATCGATCACATGCAGGCAGCGCTTGATGCGGTGATGCCGGAACAGGACAAGTTGTTTTAA
- a CDS encoding amidohydrolase family protein, translating to MNSAKPLVDPDGARLPIKLDPTSNGEFEPVPLSPVNQAANRLAHEAANKNSKRLSVSRRNFLISACGAASTLLAFNAANAAAGKAGGFFDLPIEAALDPELAQARIGGKGEFIFDVQGHFVDPNGAWLQKLAPGVKPLSQMPKTGCALASEPGSHSYLRCLGPDEFIKDVFLDSDTDMMVLSFVPSKPDAEPLTIQGADAVRRIVDRMEGMHRLLIHGRVNPNQEHDLEAMDELKERWGVSAWKTYTQFGPGGKGYFLSDDIGTRFIEKARKLGVKVICVHKGLPFGKQSYEHSQCSDIGVVAKRFPDVSFLVYHSGFVTTVPERAFEGRGADDGIDTLIRSLIENGVSPNSNVYAELGSTWRYLMRDPEAAAHTLGKLLKYCGENNVLWGTDSIWYGSPQDQIQAFRAFQIAPELRARYGYPEMTPQLRARIFGLNAAKVYSISPDEVKKYTQRDRIARERLAYMEHPEPHFLTYGPKTRREFLNLPGAGQP from the coding sequence ATGAACTCGGCTAAACCACTCGTTGATCCAGACGGCGCCCGGCTCCCTATCAAGCTCGACCCGACATCCAACGGGGAGTTTGAGCCGGTACCATTATCCCCTGTGAATCAGGCTGCGAACCGCCTCGCACATGAAGCGGCGAATAAGAATTCAAAGCGTTTGTCTGTTTCTCGAAGAAATTTTCTAATCTCCGCTTGCGGGGCGGCCTCCACCTTGCTCGCCTTCAACGCGGCGAACGCCGCAGCAGGCAAGGCAGGCGGTTTTTTCGATCTGCCAATCGAAGCTGCGCTCGATCCCGAACTCGCACAGGCGCGAATCGGGGGCAAGGGCGAATTCATCTTCGACGTGCAGGGCCACTTTGTGGACCCGAACGGTGCCTGGTTGCAGAAACTCGCGCCCGGCGTAAAACCCCTGAGCCAGATGCCAAAAACAGGCTGCGCACTCGCGTCGGAGCCTGGCTCGCACAGCTACCTGCGTTGCCTGGGGCCTGATGAGTTTATCAAGGACGTATTCCTCGATTCCGATACCGATATGATGGTGCTCTCCTTTGTACCATCGAAACCCGACGCCGAGCCGCTTACCATCCAGGGGGCGGACGCGGTGCGCAGGATCGTCGACCGGATGGAAGGTATGCATCGGCTGTTGATCCATGGACGTGTCAACCCTAACCAGGAACATGACCTTGAAGCGATGGACGAATTGAAGGAGCGCTGGGGCGTGTCTGCCTGGAAGACTTATACCCAGTTCGGGCCCGGCGGAAAGGGCTATTTTCTATCGGATGACATCGGTACGCGTTTCATCGAAAAAGCACGTAAACTCGGCGTCAAGGTCATCTGCGTACACAAGGGTTTGCCCTTCGGTAAACAATCCTATGAGCACAGCCAATGCAGTGATATCGGCGTCGTCGCCAAGCGCTTCCCCGACGTTTCCTTCCTGGTCTATCACTCCGGCTTTGTTACTACTGTCCCCGAACGCGCCTTCGAGGGCAGGGGCGCTGACGACGGCATCGATACACTGATCCGCTCGCTCATCGAGAACGGAGTATCGCCAAATAGCAACGTTTATGCGGAGCTTGGCAGCACGTGGCGCTACCTGATGCGCGATCCTGAAGCAGCAGCGCATACGCTGGGCAAGCTCTTGAAGTACTGCGGCGAGAATAACGTACTCTGGGGTACGGACTCCATCTGGTATGGCTCTCCGCAGGATCAGATTCAGGCATTCCGCGCGTTCCAGATCGCCCCGGAATTGCGCGCGAGGTATGGCTATCCTGAAATGACTCCGCAGCTACGTGCCAGGATTTTCGGACTAAACGCGGCAAAGGTTTACTCGATCAGCCCGGACGAAGTGAAGAAATATACCCAACGCGACCGTATTGCCCGCGAGCGGTTGGCTTATATGGAACATCCCGAGCCGCATTTCCTGACCTACGGGCCGAAGACACGGCGCGAATTCCTCAATCTACCGGGCGCTGGGCAACCTTAA
- a CDS encoding CapA family protein: MKSPENSRHVNRQLERRQFIGYALAAGITIAVRPMCAQAITIDTGNNAAEAGSLSIDSEQTTGGQHPQSLHPITLFLCGDVMTGRGIDQVLPHPGDPILFEGYMKSARGYVELAEEANGPIPKPVDFSYIWGDALSELERRKPDVRIINLETAVTRSNDVENKAVNYRMNPDNILCITAANIDCCALANNHVLDWGYPGLAETLKTLKDAHIKIAGAGRNIQEAQAPAVITIPEKGRVLVFSFGSETSGIPWSWAAAPDRPGVNMLPDFSAATVQGIHDNIGKARLAGDIVIASIHWGGNWGYQIPHGQQEFAHQLIDDADVDIVHGHSSHHVKGIEVYKGKLILYGCGDFLNDYEGISGHEAYRSDLALMYFVRADPSTGKLVSLFMTPMQVKRFRLNHAVENDALWLRDILNREGKKFGTSVELQAGNILALRWASSH, encoded by the coding sequence ATGAAGAGTCCCGAAAATTCCAGGCATGTAAACCGGCAACTGGAGCGGCGCCAGTTTATCGGTTATGCGCTGGCTGCGGGAATCACCATTGCAGTTCGGCCAATGTGCGCCCAGGCGATCACAATCGATACCGGCAACAACGCCGCCGAAGCCGGAAGCTTATCGATAGATAGTGAACAAACCACCGGCGGCCAGCATCCACAGTCCCTTCACCCGATTACCTTGTTTCTCTGTGGCGATGTCATGACGGGAAGGGGTATCGACCAGGTATTGCCACATCCCGGTGACCCCATCCTCTTTGAGGGTTACATGAAAAGCGCGAGGGGATATGTGGAGCTTGCCGAAGAAGCAAACGGACCGATTCCGAAGCCCGTCGATTTTTCCTATATCTGGGGCGATGCGCTTTCCGAACTGGAGCGAAGAAAGCCCGATGTGCGCATTATCAATCTGGAAACCGCGGTCACCCGCAGTAATGACGTGGAAAACAAGGCAGTCAATTATCGGATGAATCCCGACAATATCCTCTGTATCACGGCGGCGAATATCGATTGTTGCGCTCTCGCGAACAATCATGTTCTGGACTGGGGATACCCGGGACTTGCGGAAACGCTGAAAACGTTAAAGGATGCGCATATCAAAATTGCGGGAGCCGGGCGCAATATTCAGGAGGCGCAGGCTCCCGCTGTGATAACCATTCCTGAGAAGGGGAGGGTACTGGTCTTCTCATTTGGATCAGAAACCAGCGGCATACCCTGGAGCTGGGCTGCTGCACCGGACAGACCAGGAGTGAACATGTTGCCCGACTTTTCCGCTGCAACGGTTCAAGGCATTCACGACAATATCGGAAAAGCGAGATTGGCGGGCGATATCGTGATCGCGTCGATTCATTGGGGCGGTAATTGGGGCTATCAGATCCCGCACGGTCAACAGGAATTTGCTCATCAGCTAATCGATGACGCGGATGTTGACATCGTCCATGGCCACTCCTCTCACCATGTGAAAGGGATCGAGGTTTATAAAGGAAAACTGATTCTTTACGGCTGCGGCGACTTCCTGAACGATTATGAAGGTATTTCAGGGCACGAAGCTTATCGGAGCGATCTGGCCCTGATGTATTTTGTACGCGCGGATCCCTCTACCGGCAAGCTGGTCAGCTTATTCATGACGCCCATGCAGGTCAAGCGCTTCAGGTTAAACCATGCGGTTGAGAATGATGCCCTGTGGTTAAGGGATATCCTGAATAGGGAAGGCAAAAAATTCGGAACTTCGGTCGAGCTCCAGGCAGGCAATATATTGGCCCTGAGATGGGCATCGTCGCACTAG
- a CDS encoding Kdo hydroxylase family protein has translation MVNEEHVSVCEAETVKMLTIEPGADLSTPEMRRTAIETLEGGGVIYLPKSGFELTEQERELISDTAKILTREPDVQDGRPTIIFDPARGHIKKYHYARVRGKMMRAKVRDTARPDLEAAMARYGKWTESVIGQLFPSYQGTLDRKRVTYRPFQRSNIQALHIDSSYGYPTQGRGMLRIFSNIHPTTRPRIWQLGEPFEPFVRRFLPSVRLKEPGFISSILARLGIVDGTKTKYDQYIAALRALGMGDKEYQQTAPHKFMEFPPGSSWIAITDLVLHGAVSGQHSFDQTFYLPVEAMNDPSRSSLRILERLTGEALV, from the coding sequence ATGGTAAATGAAGAACATGTTTCCGTATGCGAAGCTGAAACCGTGAAGATGCTGACGATCGAGCCCGGAGCCGATCTATCGACGCCGGAGATGCGACGCACAGCCATTGAGACGTTGGAAGGGGGAGGCGTCATCTACCTGCCCAAAAGCGGTTTCGAGCTTACTGAGCAAGAGCGGGAGCTGATCTCTGACACGGCGAAGATCCTGACCCGGGAGCCCGACGTTCAGGATGGCCGGCCCACGATCATCTTCGATCCGGCGCGCGGCCATATCAAGAAATATCATTATGCGCGCGTGCGTGGCAAGATGATGCGCGCCAAGGTCAGAGATACGGCGCGTCCTGATCTCGAGGCGGCCATGGCGCGCTACGGCAAGTGGACCGAGAGTGTGATCGGCCAATTGTTCCCCAGCTACCAGGGAACGCTGGACCGCAAACGGGTCACCTATCGGCCTTTTCAGCGCAGCAACATCCAGGCCCTGCACATCGACTCGAGCTACGGGTACCCCACCCAGGGGCGCGGCATGTTGCGCATTTTCTCCAACATCCATCCCACCACTCGACCGCGTATCTGGCAACTCGGGGAACCGTTCGAGCCCTTCGTGCGTCGCTTCCTGCCTTCAGTGCGCCTCAAGGAGCCGGGTTTTATTTCTTCTATTCTGGCCCGCCTCGGCATCGTCGACGGAACCAAGACCAAATACGATCAGTACATTGCGGCGCTTCGCGCCCTTGGTATGGGCGACAAGGAATACCAACAGACAGCACCGCATAAGTTCATGGAATTCCCGCCCGGCTCAAGTTGGATCGCGATCACCGACTTGGTGCTGCACGGCGCGGTGTCGGGCCAGCACAGCTTCGATCAGACGTTCTACCTGCCGGTGGAGGCGATGAATGATCCGTCGCGTTCATCGCTTCGCATTCTGGAGAGGCTGACCGGCGAGGCCTTGGTTTAA